A genomic region of Gossypium hirsutum isolate 1008001.06 chromosome D01, Gossypium_hirsutum_v2.1, whole genome shotgun sequence contains the following coding sequences:
- the LOC107921959 gene encoding 5'-adenylylsulfate reductase-like 4, which produces MGTKASQTRMLILVFWWRLTCAVFVPLRVPLCPKVSVSDAIFDFRDSYCPITSARTQSIVFVGVTEGDEVSMQKALNMVYRNGHGYVAVLFYASWCPFSRSFRPSFNILSSSYPCIPHFAIEESSVRPSILSKYGVHGFPTLFLLNSTMRARYHGNRSFESLGAFYSDVTGIKNSLDKTSLEKIGHLSNQEKHNSTEQESCPFSWARSPENLLRQETYLALATTFVLFRLLYLLYPTFLVFAQLTWRRLIRNVKLGTLLEHPLAYLKRAIQLFNSLKEPCKRSNLQGAMNARAWASKSLATVSIGDANTNRVVPITGCR; this is translated from the exons ATGGGTACGAAGGCATCGCAAACGAGGATGCTAATACTGGTTTTCTGGTGGAGGCTAACGTGCGCCGTCTTCGTCCCTTTAAGGGTTCCGTTATGTCCCAAGGTCTCCGTTTCCGACGCGATCTTTGACTTCAGAGACTCCTATTGTCCTATTACCTCTGCTCGTACTCAATCTATCGTTTTCGTTGGCGTTACCGAG GGAGATGAGGTTTCGATGCAAAAGGCACTTAACATGGTATATAGGAACGGTCATGGATATGTAGCAGTGCTTTTCTATGCATCTTGGTGCCCCTTTTCAAGGTCTTTTAGACCAAGCTTCAATATCCTTTCTTCTTCCTATCCGTGCATTCCCCATTTTGCCATTGAAGAATCATCTGTCAGACCAAG CATACTCTCAAAGTATGGCGTTCATGGGTTTCCTACACTTTTCCTTTTAAATTCTACGATGCGTGCACGTTATCATGGAAACCGATCTTTTGAATCTCTTGGGGCATTCTATAGTGATGTCACTG GCATTAAGAACTCTCTGGATAAAACATCATTGGAAAAAATTGGACACTTGTCAAATCAAGAGAAGCATAATAGCACTGAGCAGGAAAGCTGCCCATTCTCGTGGGCAAGATCTCCGGAGAATTTACTTCGACAAGAGACATACTTGGCTCTGGCCACCACTTTTGTGCTTTTTAGATTGCTTTACCTATTGTATCCTACTTTTCTTGTATTTGCTCAGTTAACATGGAGACGGCTGATTCGAAATGTTAAACTGGGGACTTTGCTGGAACATCCTTTGGCCTATCTGAAACGAGCAATCCAGCTGTTTAATTCCCTGAAGGAACCTTGCAAGAGAAGCAACTTGCAAGGCGCAATGAATGCTAGAGCATGGGCCTCTAAATCCCTTGCTACCGTTTCAATTGGTGACGCCAACACAAATCGTGTTGTGCCAATAACTGGATGTCGCTAA
- the LOC107921958 gene encoding uncharacterized protein isoform X2: MASATVDHRNHLHIESIPVVDLRLLSQPDLLSLALCSSSPSPSNAETELFTPKIDRSVFNESAGSRKQTFFRLRFAAPRSHLHHQHSSPPSEPFPSRSLYLNPESLDEESSNALSLLKSLFNIDDSLPANPEADEPYDDKDLVPVQIEYPNGNSGLQNIPVDIVSSSLRKRKRGRPRRDGKDNWLIESEPLAIEEYKEMKTFDRPNETADAGNSSSCNEGKRRRGRPRREESQSRVIASEEKKVESEIEKAAFVNVEAILGIEEELRRRTEGIVTEVQLLEFMKGLEGEWASKSQKKRIIDAAGFGNVLPKGWKLMLFVKKRAGHCWLACSRYISPNGQQFVSCKEVSSYLLSFGGLKGSSVETLSHADNGIDLGVKPTPGNLPITCRSSENETRAPLLKIGSPREVQRAETIKCHKCTMTFNLQDDFICHLLSSHKGSAMSSGHGTPANEEVKIKNGKYECQFCHQLFEERNCYSSHLGIHMENNMKKVEGSVGEQNTVQPLNSAGSNEIGPGFRCSESNENALVETFTDKYNHEGSLLSNDEQDKVNMNEKVLADRNCDTKSKFCFVTDNKGDITDATAAADLNVCLGSENILFTSDKEGISRPSDKIDVGFAVNSMEEKKREMASNTSFLAPNAKGNMFTDENTEDGHFPSFLKGMEVDLKDKATRDDPKAGCADTSTELSNVRIDTVQGNYSEGCSLIPSGNKQRVNLVDHLKGASVTTDSTHERGSGCGLNSSKGDQTCVINNSLILVSGTLDDPESIMVNESANIDPTICFQSHLPMKKPSQEKSETVLLTSHGREQIFPSDNNAFKAFSRTVEVSELDGAQNYRGLSPGVNSRNSGVDPNILASFKHEKTKDRLFGPSSYKKTHTCTPEYKQDKGSESILYQQYGNQQNSNYETSMNKVSFFTKEEPKHKGGSSIVGNAYARVGAFALTGTVQESCSPHFSGNREKISGKNNVPGISSGAVLEPKQNKGTAHDGSRLQDFQNARNNEIMIGYSNHARPIEDSMTGLTWKSNEGNVLLSGLADTSSQLLTSSGYYPTFDWMSHKGETEMFDISGKCSSIAGFEGLQSGSIEHMEYNFLTAQPSSCSGNSKGQSEMFNISGKCSNESGLSDNLEHMEYSFMTAQPSSRSGNSKVPSYGSEMALKFDSVWLGKDALPLLPKIAGRHQVTTLCSWCGNQFYNEAVDIAAQRSTMVMCANCRARFSRNHDFM; the protein is encoded by the exons CACTATACCTAAACCCTGAATCTCTTGACGAAGAAAGCTCTAACGCCCTCTCTCTGCTTAAATCACTTTTCAACATCGATGATTCGCTGCCTGCTAACCCCGAAGCTGACGAACCGTACGATGACAAGGATCTTGTGCCGGTTCAAATTGAATATCCAAACGGGAATTCCGGTTTGCAGAATATTCCGGTGGACATTGTTAGTAGTAGTTTAAGAAAAAGGAAGCGAGGGAGGCCAAGGAGGGACGGGAAAGATAATTGGCTGATTGAGAGCGAGCCTTTAGCAATAGAGGaatataaagaaatgaaaacctTTGATAGGCCAAATGAGACAGCGGATGCCGGTAATAGTAGCAGTTGTAACGAAGGGAAGAGGAGGAGGGGGCGGCCACGAAGGGAGGAGAGTCAAAGTAGAGTGATTGCAAGCGAGGAAAAGAAAGTTGAGAGCGAAATTGAGAAGGCAGCGTTTGTGAATGTAGAGGCGATTCTGGGAATTGAAGAGGAGTTGAGAAGGAGGACTGAGGGGATTGTTACAGAGGTGCAACTGCTGGAGTTTATGAAGGGTTTAGAAGGTGAATGGGCGAGTAAAAGCCAGAAGAAGAGGATTATCGACGCAGCTGGGTTTGGGAATGTGCTTCCAAAAGGGTGGAAGCTTATGCTCTTTGTGAAGAAGAGAGCCGGCCATTGTTGGTTAGCTTGTAGCCGATATATAAG CCCTAATGGCCAACAGTTTGTGTCCTGCAAGGAGGTTTCTTCATACTTGCTCTCCTTTGGTGGACTTAAAGGTTCAAGTGTGGAAACGTTGAGTCATGCTGACAATGGCATTGATTTAGGTGTCAAACCCACACCTGGAAAT TTGCCAATTACATGTAGATCTTCTGAAAATGAGACGCGAGCTCCCTTACTAAAAATAGGGAGTCCAAGGGAAGTCCAGAGAGCTGAAACGATAAAATGCCACAAATGCACCATGACTTTTAATTTGCAAGATGATTTTATATGCCACCTGTTATCATCTCACAAAGGATCAGCAATGAGTTCTGGACATGGTACCCCAGCTAATGAggaggtaaaaataaaaaatggaaaatatgagTGCCAGTTTTGTCACCAACTGTTTGAAGAAAGGAACTGCTACAGTAGCCATCTTGGGATCCACATGGAGAACAATATGAAGAAAGTTGAAGGTTCAGTTGGAGAGCAAAACACCGTTCAGCCATTAAATTCTGCTGGCAGTAATGAAATAGGACCTGGTTTTCGCTGCAGTGAATCTAATGAAAACGCTCTGGTTGAAACGTTTACTGATAAATACAATCATGAAGGCAGTTTATTGTCTAATGATGAACAGGATAAGGTTAACATGAATGAAAAAGTGTTAGCTGACAGAAACTGTGATACAAAAAGTAAATTCTGTTTTGTAACTGATAATAAAGGGGACATCACTGATGCTACTGCAGCTGCTGATCTTAATGTTTGTTTGGGTTCTGAAAACATCTTGTTTACGTCTGACAAAGAAGGGATTTCCCGACCTTCAGATAAAATTGATGTTGGATTTGCTGTTAATTCAATGGAGGAGAAGAAGAGAGAGATGGCTTCGAACACTAGTTTCCTTGCTCCAAATGCTAAGGGAAATATGTTTACTGATGAAAATACCGAGGATGGACATTTTCCTAGCTTTTTGAAAGGGATGGAAGTTGATTTGAAGGATAAAGCTACAAGGGATGACCCAAAAGCTGGTTGTGCTGATACTAGCACAGAGCTGTCTAATGTCAGAATTGATACTGTACAGGGAAATTACAGTGAAGGTTGTTCACTTATTCCTTCTGGCAACAAACAAAGAGTTAATCTTGTAGATCATTTGAAAGGGGCTTCTGTTACTACAGATTCTACACATGAAAGAGGTTCTGGATGTGGTTTAAATTCGTCTAAAGGTGATCAAACATGTGTCATCAACAATAGTTTGATTCTTGTTTCTGGCACTTTAGATGATCCGGAATCTATTATGGTCAATGAATCTGCTAACATTGACCCTACCATTTGTTTTCAAAGCCATCTCCCCATGAAAAAACCCTCACAAGAGAAAAGTGAAACGGTCTTGCTTACTTCACATGGCAGGGAGCAAATATTTCCTTCTGACAATAATGCATTTAAGGCCTTCAGCCGGACGGTAGAGGTGTCTGAGCTTGATGGAGCCCAAAATTATAGAGGATTAAGTCCGGGTGTGAACAGCCGTAACAGTGGAGTGGATCCTAACATCCTAGCTAGTTTCAAACATGAAAAGACTAAAGATCGTCTATTTGGCCCATCTTCATATAAGAAAACACATACTTGCACACCGGAGTATAAACAGGATAAAGGGTCTGAGAGCATTCTCTATCAACAATATGGTAATCAGCAAAACAGCAACTATGAAACTAGTATgaacaaagtttctttctttACGAAAGAGGAACCTAAACACAAAGGGGGAAGCTCCATTGTTGGAAATGCTTATGCTAGAGTAGGCGCATTTGCTTTGACAGGCACTGTTCAGGAAAGTTGCTCCCCACATTTTTCTGGAAATAGGGAAAAAATTTCTGGTAAAAATAATGTACCTGGTATTAGCAGTGGTGCTGTTCTTGAACCAAAGCAAAATAAAG GCACAGCTCATGATGGGTCTAGGTTACAAGATTTTCAAAATgcaaggaataatgaaataatgaTTGGTTATTCCAATCATGCACGACCCATTGAGGATTCCATGACTGGGCTCACATGGAAAAGTAATGAAGGAAATGTTCTGCTGAGTGGTTTGGCTGATACTTCATCTCAATTGTTGACATCATCTGGTTATTACCCCACATTTGATTGGATGTCACATAAG GGTGAAACTGAAATGTTCGACATTAGTGGAAAGTGCAGCAGTATAGCAGGTTTTGAAGGGCTGCAATCTGGTAGCATAGAACATATGGAATATAATTTTCTGACTGCTCAACCAAGTTCTTGTTCAGGGAACTCGAAG GGTCAAAGTGAAATGTTCAACATTAGTGGGAAGTGCAGCAATGAATCAGGTTTATCAGATAACTTGGAACATATGGAATATAGTTTTATGACTGCTCAACCAAGTTCTCGTTCAGGAAACTCCAAGGTACCATCATATGGTTCAGAGATGGCATTAAAGTTTGACTCTGTGTGGCTTGGAAAGGATGCTTTGCCGCTGTTGCCTAAAATAGCTGGCAGACATCAGGTCACTACCTTGTGCTCCTGGTGTGGAAATCAGTTTTATAATGAGGCTGTTGACATCGCAGCACAGAGAAGCACAATGGTTATGTGTGCCAACTGTCGGGCTAGGTTCTCTAGGAACCATGATTTTATGTAA
- the LOC107921958 gene encoding uncharacterized protein isoform X1, protein MASATVDHRNHLHIESIPVVDLRLLSQPDLLSLALCSSSPSPSNAETELFTPKIDRSVFNESAGSRKQTFFRLRFAAPRSHLHHQHSSPPSEPFPSRSLYLNPESLDEESSNALSLLKSLFNIDDSLPANPEADEPYDDKDLVPVQIEYPNGNSGLQNIPVDIVSSSLRKRKRGRPRRDGKDNWLIESEPLAIEEYKEMKTFDRPNETADAGNSSSCNEGKRRRGRPRREESQSRVIASEEKKVESEIEKAAFVNVEAILGIEEELRRRTEGIVTEVQLLEFMKGLEGEWASKSQKKRIIDAAGFGNVLPKGWKLMLFVKKRAGHCWLACSRYISPNGQQFVSCKEVSSYLLSFGGLKGSSVETLSHADNGIDLGVKPTPGNLPITCRSSENETRAPLLKIGSPREVQRAETIKCHKCTMTFNLQDDFICHLLSSHKGSAMSSGHGTPANEEVKIKNGKYECQFCHQLFEERNCYSSHLGIHMENNMKKVEGSVGEQNTVQPLNSAGSNEIGPGFRCSESNENALVETFTDKYNHEGSLLSNDEQDKVNMNEKVLADRNCDTKSKFCFVTDNKGDITDATAAADLNVCLGSENILFTSDKEGISRPSDKIDVGFAVNSMEEKKREMASNTSFLAPNAKGNMFTDENTEDGHFPSFLKGMEVDLKDKATRDDPKAGCADTSTELSNVRIDTVQGNYSEGCSLIPSGNKQRVNLVDHLKGASVTTDSTHERGSGCGLNSSKGDQTCVINNSLILVSGTLDDPESIMVNESANIDPTICFQSHLPMKKPSQEKSETVLLTSHGREQIFPSDNNAFKAFSRTVEVSELDGAQNYRGLSPGVNSRNSGVDPNILASFKHEKTKDRLFGPSSYKKTHTCTPEYKQDKGSESILYQQYGNQQNSNYETSMNKVSFFTKEEPKHKGGSSIVGNAYARVGAFALTGTVQESCSPHFSGNREKISGKNNVPGISSGAVLEPKQNKGAFEDFFGLSSSEQTHVANNLNMVHAGTAHDGSRLQDFQNARNNEIMIGYSNHARPIEDSMTGLTWKSNEGNVLLSGLADTSSQLLTSSGYYPTFDWMSHKGETEMFDISGKCSSIAGFEGLQSGSIEHMEYNFLTAQPSSCSGNSKGQSEMFNISGKCSNESGLSDNLEHMEYSFMTAQPSSRSGNSKVPSYGSEMALKFDSVWLGKDALPLLPKIAGRHQVTTLCSWCGNQFYNEAVDIAAQRSTMVMCANCRARFSRNHDFM, encoded by the exons CACTATACCTAAACCCTGAATCTCTTGACGAAGAAAGCTCTAACGCCCTCTCTCTGCTTAAATCACTTTTCAACATCGATGATTCGCTGCCTGCTAACCCCGAAGCTGACGAACCGTACGATGACAAGGATCTTGTGCCGGTTCAAATTGAATATCCAAACGGGAATTCCGGTTTGCAGAATATTCCGGTGGACATTGTTAGTAGTAGTTTAAGAAAAAGGAAGCGAGGGAGGCCAAGGAGGGACGGGAAAGATAATTGGCTGATTGAGAGCGAGCCTTTAGCAATAGAGGaatataaagaaatgaaaacctTTGATAGGCCAAATGAGACAGCGGATGCCGGTAATAGTAGCAGTTGTAACGAAGGGAAGAGGAGGAGGGGGCGGCCACGAAGGGAGGAGAGTCAAAGTAGAGTGATTGCAAGCGAGGAAAAGAAAGTTGAGAGCGAAATTGAGAAGGCAGCGTTTGTGAATGTAGAGGCGATTCTGGGAATTGAAGAGGAGTTGAGAAGGAGGACTGAGGGGATTGTTACAGAGGTGCAACTGCTGGAGTTTATGAAGGGTTTAGAAGGTGAATGGGCGAGTAAAAGCCAGAAGAAGAGGATTATCGACGCAGCTGGGTTTGGGAATGTGCTTCCAAAAGGGTGGAAGCTTATGCTCTTTGTGAAGAAGAGAGCCGGCCATTGTTGGTTAGCTTGTAGCCGATATATAAG CCCTAATGGCCAACAGTTTGTGTCCTGCAAGGAGGTTTCTTCATACTTGCTCTCCTTTGGTGGACTTAAAGGTTCAAGTGTGGAAACGTTGAGTCATGCTGACAATGGCATTGATTTAGGTGTCAAACCCACACCTGGAAAT TTGCCAATTACATGTAGATCTTCTGAAAATGAGACGCGAGCTCCCTTACTAAAAATAGGGAGTCCAAGGGAAGTCCAGAGAGCTGAAACGATAAAATGCCACAAATGCACCATGACTTTTAATTTGCAAGATGATTTTATATGCCACCTGTTATCATCTCACAAAGGATCAGCAATGAGTTCTGGACATGGTACCCCAGCTAATGAggaggtaaaaataaaaaatggaaaatatgagTGCCAGTTTTGTCACCAACTGTTTGAAGAAAGGAACTGCTACAGTAGCCATCTTGGGATCCACATGGAGAACAATATGAAGAAAGTTGAAGGTTCAGTTGGAGAGCAAAACACCGTTCAGCCATTAAATTCTGCTGGCAGTAATGAAATAGGACCTGGTTTTCGCTGCAGTGAATCTAATGAAAACGCTCTGGTTGAAACGTTTACTGATAAATACAATCATGAAGGCAGTTTATTGTCTAATGATGAACAGGATAAGGTTAACATGAATGAAAAAGTGTTAGCTGACAGAAACTGTGATACAAAAAGTAAATTCTGTTTTGTAACTGATAATAAAGGGGACATCACTGATGCTACTGCAGCTGCTGATCTTAATGTTTGTTTGGGTTCTGAAAACATCTTGTTTACGTCTGACAAAGAAGGGATTTCCCGACCTTCAGATAAAATTGATGTTGGATTTGCTGTTAATTCAATGGAGGAGAAGAAGAGAGAGATGGCTTCGAACACTAGTTTCCTTGCTCCAAATGCTAAGGGAAATATGTTTACTGATGAAAATACCGAGGATGGACATTTTCCTAGCTTTTTGAAAGGGATGGAAGTTGATTTGAAGGATAAAGCTACAAGGGATGACCCAAAAGCTGGTTGTGCTGATACTAGCACAGAGCTGTCTAATGTCAGAATTGATACTGTACAGGGAAATTACAGTGAAGGTTGTTCACTTATTCCTTCTGGCAACAAACAAAGAGTTAATCTTGTAGATCATTTGAAAGGGGCTTCTGTTACTACAGATTCTACACATGAAAGAGGTTCTGGATGTGGTTTAAATTCGTCTAAAGGTGATCAAACATGTGTCATCAACAATAGTTTGATTCTTGTTTCTGGCACTTTAGATGATCCGGAATCTATTATGGTCAATGAATCTGCTAACATTGACCCTACCATTTGTTTTCAAAGCCATCTCCCCATGAAAAAACCCTCACAAGAGAAAAGTGAAACGGTCTTGCTTACTTCACATGGCAGGGAGCAAATATTTCCTTCTGACAATAATGCATTTAAGGCCTTCAGCCGGACGGTAGAGGTGTCTGAGCTTGATGGAGCCCAAAATTATAGAGGATTAAGTCCGGGTGTGAACAGCCGTAACAGTGGAGTGGATCCTAACATCCTAGCTAGTTTCAAACATGAAAAGACTAAAGATCGTCTATTTGGCCCATCTTCATATAAGAAAACACATACTTGCACACCGGAGTATAAACAGGATAAAGGGTCTGAGAGCATTCTCTATCAACAATATGGTAATCAGCAAAACAGCAACTATGAAACTAGTATgaacaaagtttctttctttACGAAAGAGGAACCTAAACACAAAGGGGGAAGCTCCATTGTTGGAAATGCTTATGCTAGAGTAGGCGCATTTGCTTTGACAGGCACTGTTCAGGAAAGTTGCTCCCCACATTTTTCTGGAAATAGGGAAAAAATTTCTGGTAAAAATAATGTACCTGGTATTAGCAGTGGTGCTGTTCTTGAACCAAAGCAAAATAAAGGTGCTTTTGAGGATTTCTTCGGTCTATCCAGTAGTGAACAAACACATGTTGCAAATAATTTGAACATGGTTCATGCAGGCACAGCTCATGATGGGTCTAGGTTACAAGATTTTCAAAATgcaaggaataatgaaataatgaTTGGTTATTCCAATCATGCACGACCCATTGAGGATTCCATGACTGGGCTCACATGGAAAAGTAATGAAGGAAATGTTCTGCTGAGTGGTTTGGCTGATACTTCATCTCAATTGTTGACATCATCTGGTTATTACCCCACATTTGATTGGATGTCACATAAG GGTGAAACTGAAATGTTCGACATTAGTGGAAAGTGCAGCAGTATAGCAGGTTTTGAAGGGCTGCAATCTGGTAGCATAGAACATATGGAATATAATTTTCTGACTGCTCAACCAAGTTCTTGTTCAGGGAACTCGAAG GGTCAAAGTGAAATGTTCAACATTAGTGGGAAGTGCAGCAATGAATCAGGTTTATCAGATAACTTGGAACATATGGAATATAGTTTTATGACTGCTCAACCAAGTTCTCGTTCAGGAAACTCCAAGGTACCATCATATGGTTCAGAGATGGCATTAAAGTTTGACTCTGTGTGGCTTGGAAAGGATGCTTTGCCGCTGTTGCCTAAAATAGCTGGCAGACATCAGGTCACTACCTTGTGCTCCTGGTGTGGAAATCAGTTTTATAATGAGGCTGTTGACATCGCAGCACAGAGAAGCACAATGGTTATGTGTGCCAACTGTCGGGCTAGGTTCTCTAGGAACCATGATTTTATGTAA